One window of Anaeromyxobacter diazotrophicus genomic DNA carries:
- the dapE gene encoding succinyl-diaminopimelate desuccinylase: protein MTGPGALGEALAARTEALCAVRSVIGEERALCDALEREARARFPAVERVKNSLVVWVDAPPPSSPPPGERAGERGRAATDRPLVLLCGHLDTVPIHAADEGRFPRREGERLVAPGASDMKSGVAVALELAERLPRAGRDLDLGLVLYAREEGPFEENELGDLLRDVPALRGAALAVCLEPTDGAVQLGCVGSLHATVTFTGRSAHSARPWHGENAVHKAGALLAHLAGRAPREAVSGGLVFREVISATRIEGGRARNVVPDRCTLNLNFRFAPDKSLEAAAEELRALARDHGGAAEVTDLSPACPPWADHPLVRRLLARTGAAAEPKQAWTDVARLAQAGIPAVNFGPGATSQAHQAGEWVELAAIERCYRALEAFLRATPAA, encoded by the coding sequence CTGACCGGCCCGGGCGCGCTCGGCGAGGCGCTGGCGGCGCGGACCGAGGCGCTCTGCGCGGTCCGCTCCGTCATCGGCGAGGAGCGCGCCCTGTGCGACGCCCTGGAGCGGGAGGCGCGCGCGCGCTTCCCGGCGGTGGAGCGGGTCAAGAACTCGCTGGTGGTCTGGGTCGATGCTCCACCCCCCTCCTCTCCCCCCCCGGGGGAGAGGGCCGGGGAGAGGGGGCGCGCCGCCACGGATCGCCCGCTGGTCCTCCTCTGCGGCCACCTCGACACCGTCCCCATCCACGCCGCCGACGAGGGGCGCTTTCCCCGCCGCGAGGGCGAGCGGCTCGTCGCGCCCGGCGCCTCCGACATGAAGAGCGGGGTGGCGGTGGCGCTCGAGCTCGCGGAGCGCCTCCCCCGCGCCGGGCGCGACCTCGACCTGGGGCTCGTGCTCTACGCGCGGGAAGAAGGGCCCTTCGAGGAGAACGAGCTCGGCGATCTGCTGCGCGACGTGCCCGCGCTGCGCGGCGCCGCGCTCGCCGTCTGCCTCGAGCCGACCGACGGCGCGGTCCAGCTCGGCTGCGTCGGCTCCCTGCACGCCACCGTCACCTTCACCGGCCGCTCGGCGCACTCGGCCCGGCCCTGGCACGGCGAGAACGCGGTGCACAAGGCGGGGGCGCTCCTCGCGCACCTGGCCGGCCGCGCGCCGCGGGAGGCGGTGAGCGGCGGCCTCGTCTTCCGCGAGGTGATCTCCGCCACCCGCATCGAGGGCGGCCGGGCCCGCAACGTCGTCCCCGACCGCTGCACGCTCAACCTCAACTTCCGCTTCGCCCCCGACAAGAGCCTCGAGGCCGCGGCGGAGGAGCTCCGCGCCCTCGCCCGCGACCACGGCGGGGCTGCGGAGGTCACCGATCTCTCGCCCGCGTGCCCGCCCTGGGCCGACCACCCCCTGGTGCGCCGCCTCCTCGCGCGCACCGGGGCCGCCGCCGAGCCGAAGCAGGCGTGGACCGACGTGGCGCGCCTGGCGCAGGCGGGGATCCCGGCCGTGAACTTCGGCCCGGGCGCGACCTCGCAGGCGCACCAGGCCGGCGAGTGGGTGGAGCTCGCCGCGATCGAGCGGTGCTACCGGGCGCTCGAGGCGTTCCTGCGCGCGACCCCGGCGGCCTGA